One part of the Haemophilus parainfluenzae genome encodes these proteins:
- a CDS encoding KpsF/GutQ family sugar isomerase has protein sequence MNYLQIARETLSVESQALAQLSQRLDDAFSQVVDLILTCEGRLVIGGIGKSGLIGKKMVATFASTGTPSFFLHPTEAFHGDLGMLKPIDIVMLISYSGETDDVNKLIPSLKNFGNKIIALTSNKNSTLARHADYVLDITVEREVCPNNLAPTTSALVTLALGDALAVSLITARHFQPADFAKFHPGGSLGRRLLCKVKDQMQTRLPITTPDTSFTDCLTIMNEGRMGVALVMKNQQLKGIITDGDVRRALTANGADTLNKTAKELMTSSPKTIHENEFLAKAEDLMKEKKIHSLVVVNDENNVVGLVEFSS, from the coding sequence ATGAATTATTTACAAATCGCACGAGAAACCCTTTCCGTTGAAAGCCAAGCGCTCGCTCAACTAAGCCAACGTTTGGATGATGCGTTTTCTCAAGTTGTCGATCTTATCCTTACTTGCGAAGGTCGTTTAGTCATCGGTGGTATTGGTAAATCGGGGCTAATTGGCAAAAAAATGGTGGCGACCTTTGCTTCTACAGGGACGCCAAGTTTCTTCCTTCACCCGACTGAAGCCTTTCATGGCGATTTAGGTATGCTAAAACCGATCGACATTGTGATGCTGATTTCTTATAGCGGTGAGACAGATGATGTAAATAAGCTCATTCCAAGTTTGAAAAACTTTGGTAATAAAATTATTGCTTTAACCAGCAATAAAAACTCTACGCTTGCTCGCCATGCGGATTATGTTTTAGATATCACGGTAGAGCGTGAAGTCTGCCCAAACAATCTCGCACCAACCACTTCTGCGTTAGTCACGTTAGCCTTAGGCGATGCTCTTGCGGTTTCATTGATTACTGCGCGTCATTTCCAACCAGCTGATTTTGCGAAATTCCATCCGGGTGGTAGCCTTGGTCGTCGTTTGTTATGCAAAGTAAAAGATCAAATGCAAACTCGCCTACCGATTACCACACCAGATACCAGCTTCACTGATTGCTTAACTATTATGAATGAAGGTCGTATGGGTGTGGCATTAGTCATGAAAAACCAACAACTTAAAGGTATTATTACCGATGGTGATGTGCGCCGAGCATTAACGGCTAACGGAGCTGACACGCTTAATAAAACCGCGAAAGAATTGATGACCTCGTCACCGAAAACTATTCATGAAAATGAATTCTTAGCAAAAGCAGAAGACTTAATGAAAGAGAAGAAAATTCACTCTCTTGTTGTGGTCAATGATGAAAATAATGTTGTGGGCTTAGTGGAGTTCTCAAGCTAA
- a CDS encoding KdsC family phosphatase, giving the protein MINEKLKKIKLVITDVDGVLTDGLLHYDANGEAIKSFHVRDGLGVKMLMDAGIQVAVLSGRDSAILRKRISDLGIKLFFLGKLEKESACLDLMKQAGVTAEQTAYIGDDSVDLPAFATCGLSFAVADSAPYVQNAVDYVLSLGGGKGAFREMSDMILHAQGKDEVYTSAKGFLKSVKNMGQ; this is encoded by the coding sequence ATGATTAACGAAAAATTAAAGAAAATTAAATTGGTCATCACCGATGTTGATGGCGTATTAACTGACGGACTACTCCATTATGATGCAAATGGCGAAGCCATTAAAAGTTTCCATGTGCGCGATGGGCTTGGTGTCAAAATGTTGATGGATGCGGGTATTCAAGTAGCCGTATTATCGGGCAGAGATTCGGCGATTCTGCGTAAGCGAATTAGTGATCTCGGAATTAAGTTGTTCTTTTTAGGTAAGCTTGAAAAAGAAAGTGCTTGTTTAGATCTCATGAAACAAGCTGGTGTTACTGCTGAACAAACGGCCTATATTGGTGATGACAGTGTCGATCTCCCCGCTTTTGCAACCTGTGGCCTTTCTTTTGCTGTGGCAGACTCTGCACCTTATGTGCAAAATGCTGTGGATTATGTGCTTTCACTTGGCGGCGGAAAAGGTGCATTCCGTGAAATGTCTGATATGATTTTACATGCTCAGGGCAAAGATGAAGTCTATACTTCAGCCAAAGGTTTTTTAAAATCCGTCAAAAATATGGGCCAATAG
- a CDS encoding PqiB family protein, whose amino-acid sequence MTENNKPESQSIDEQYNNVEALLRKNKRISPFWLLPFIALCIGAILFFQIVQERGKTITITFSNGAGLVADKTPIRYQGLQIGVVKKVNFTDNMQKVKVEANVYSEATDVLKENTKFWLVQPSVSLAGISGLDSLVSGNYITLQPGDGDSEDEFIAEEQGPIAQVNPGDLLIHLISDDLGSISIGASVYFKKMPVGKIYDYRFNKENKVEIDVVIDKSFAHFVKKDSRFWNISGINANINSSGMHVAIESLNSVVQGAVSFDSPADSTQAVADSNYKLYSNLQAAKRGIEVSITIPVTAGLQAEQTSVYYGNEPVGILSSLSAVENNEEILKGTLLIDPSQASLLKTNTRIVLKNRKLDLGDVANPKKFFRGDYFEIIPGSGESKTQFDVIREYELLLKAPNTLVLTLTAPETYGIAEGQSVFYNNIAIGQIVKQHLNVDGVKFEAAIAAEYRNLIHENTQFVAASNFDVSFGIDGLRFESAMPSKWLQGGVRVLPKKGSGAPHSSYPLYKDISSAETGITGNLVNPTIVLHSTNLPSISKGSIVLYRQFEVGKIINVRPKANNFDIDVYIYPAYQHLLTDKSVFWVESAAQIDITPKGISIQASPVARSLKGAISFDNTGSGKNKTLYPSELRAKSAGQVITLLTDDATALSKGMSLRYLGMNVGEVEQIALDQKTNRITAKALINPSYMGMIAKEGTVFKVISPQISAGGIENLDSLLQPYIDIELGKGPSKTQFNLAQTAQPRNKYSNGVPFILETSDAMNLTEGSPVLYRGVEVGTVRKFELNSLGDRVLVHIAITPKYQHLVRKNSEFWVSSGYDFNLGWKGAEFNTGSVQQLLKGGISFSTPSGTIVQPQATANQRFMLQVKKPAEAPTWNSGALPANQ is encoded by the coding sequence ATGACAGAAAACAATAAACCAGAATCTCAATCTATTGATGAGCAATATAACAATGTGGAAGCGTTATTACGCAAGAATAAACGCATCTCACCGTTTTGGTTGTTGCCTTTTATTGCATTATGTATTGGTGCCATTTTATTTTTCCAAATTGTGCAAGAACGAGGGAAGACTATTACGATCACGTTTTCCAATGGCGCAGGACTCGTTGCAGATAAAACGCCTATACGTTACCAGGGTTTGCAAATCGGTGTTGTGAAGAAGGTTAACTTTACCGACAACATGCAAAAAGTGAAAGTTGAGGCTAACGTTTATTCTGAAGCCACCGATGTGTTAAAGGAAAATACCAAATTCTGGCTTGTCCAACCAAGTGTGTCTCTTGCAGGGATTTCAGGTTTAGACTCTTTAGTATCAGGAAATTACATTACGCTTCAACCGGGTGATGGCGATTCAGAAGATGAATTTATTGCTGAAGAGCAAGGCCCTATTGCACAAGTCAATCCTGGCGATTTGCTCATTCATTTAATTTCAGATGATTTAGGCTCAATTTCGATTGGCGCTTCCGTGTATTTCAAAAAAATGCCGGTCGGGAAAATTTATGATTACCGCTTCAATAAAGAGAATAAAGTAGAAATTGATGTGGTAATTGATAAATCTTTTGCACATTTTGTGAAGAAAGATTCACGTTTTTGGAATATTAGTGGTATTAACGCAAACATTAATTCATCAGGGATGCATGTGGCAATAGAAAGTTTAAATTCTGTGGTGCAAGGTGCGGTATCATTTGACTCGCCAGCAGATAGCACACAGGCCGTTGCAGACAGTAATTACAAACTTTACTCTAATTTACAAGCAGCCAAACGAGGGATTGAAGTAAGTATAACAATTCCGGTCACAGCGGGTTTACAGGCAGAGCAGACTTCGGTTTATTATGGTAATGAACCGGTAGGTATTCTTTCATCTTTAAGTGCGGTTGAAAATAATGAAGAAATTTTAAAAGGCACATTATTAATTGATCCAAGTCAAGCTAGCCTGTTAAAAACAAATACACGTATTGTGTTAAAAAATCGTAAGTTAGATTTGGGTGATGTGGCTAATCCGAAAAAATTCTTCCGTGGAGATTATTTTGAAATTATTCCGGGTAGTGGAGAAAGCAAAACGCAATTTGATGTGATTCGAGAATATGAGTTATTACTCAAAGCACCGAATACTTTAGTCTTAACTTTAACCGCACCAGAAACTTATGGTATTGCTGAAGGGCAATCGGTGTTTTATAACAATATTGCCATTGGTCAAATTGTGAAGCAGCACTTAAATGTTGATGGTGTGAAATTTGAAGCGGCAATTGCGGCGGAATACCGCAATCTTATTCATGAAAATACTCAATTTGTGGCAGCCTCTAATTTTGATGTCAGTTTTGGTATCGACGGATTACGTTTTGAATCAGCAATGCCATCAAAATGGCTACAAGGTGGGGTGAGAGTATTACCCAAAAAAGGAAGTGGTGCCCCACATTCAAGCTATCCACTTTATAAAGATATTAGTAGTGCAGAAACGGGCATTACGGGTAATTTGGTAAATCCAACTATAGTATTACATTCGACTAATTTACCAAGTATTAGTAAAGGTTCAATCGTGCTTTATCGTCAGTTTGAAGTAGGTAAAATTATTAACGTAAGACCGAAAGCCAATAACTTTGATATTGATGTGTATATTTATCCGGCTTATCAACATCTTCTGACAGATAAAAGTGTATTCTGGGTAGAAAGTGCAGCACAAATTGATATTACGCCAAAAGGTATTAGTATCCAGGCATCACCGGTTGCGCGATCATTAAAAGGTGCAATAAGCTTTGATAATACAGGTTCAGGTAAAAATAAAACGCTTTATCCAAGTGAATTGCGAGCAAAATCAGCAGGGCAAGTGATTACGTTACTCACAGATGATGCAACGGCTTTAAGTAAAGGAATGAGCTTACGTTATCTTGGTATGAATGTGGGTGAGGTCGAGCAGATTGCTCTTGATCAAAAGACAAACCGTATCACAGCGAAAGCATTAATTAACCCAAGTTATATGGGGATGATTGCAAAAGAGGGTACTGTATTTAAAGTGATTTCCCCACAAATCTCAGCGGGTGGAATTGAAAACTTAGATAGCCTTTTACAGCCTTACATTGATATTGAGTTAGGCAAAGGTCCATCAAAAACACAGTTTAATTTAGCACAAACTGCACAACCTCGAAATAAATACAGCAATGGCGTGCCATTTATTTTGGAAACCAGTGATGCGATGAATTTAACGGAAGGCTCACCAGTGCTTTATCGCGGTGTTGAAGTGGGAACCGTTCGTAAGTTTGAATTGAATTCTTTAGGCGATCGTGTGTTGGTACATATTGCGATTACACCGAAGTATCAACATTTGGTACGTAAAAATTCAGAGTTCTGGGTTTCATCGGGTTATGATTTCAACCTTGGTTGGAAAGGCGCAGAGTTTAATACTGGTAGTGTACAACAATTGTTAAAAGGCGGTATTTCGTTCTCGACTCCATCGGGTACGATCGTTCAACCACAAGCAACGGCAAATCAGCGCTTTATGTTACAAGTGAAGAAACCCGCTGAAGCACCGACTTGGAATTCAGGTGCTTTACCGGCAAATCAATAA
- a CDS encoding paraquat-inducible protein A gives MTKTPDFSHATYKLVRCIGCDATVSVCRPQEGEYAQCPRCHHKLQSGSRWSLKRCSLIALSILILMPFALGYPLLSLDLLGTKIDASVWKGIWKMAVEGYSYTAFMIFICAVLMPVSFAILVIMLQLSKLLKIKPRNVLLFLGYIKPWVMFDVYLVALAVTMFKVREYATLEVDVYLIAFVFTALLTTLLFIKINLDDLWHDFYPEQKPVTQSDKPLVLCTACDYTFLKEDQEYDHRHRAICPRCESVIDIPDSIKLQRVWATLVSGVIMLFPANLLPISGVYLTGSLSEDTLMSGVISFVSMGSYFVAFVVFFASVFVPISKILIMVYLLASVHFKWRHSIKWQMRLLHIVHFVGRWSMLDLFVLALMMSLVTRGQIINFTVGPAAFYFGAAVFLTMISTSQFDSRLIWKIYDRKQ, from the coding sequence ATGACAAAAACACCTGATTTTTCTCATGCCACTTATAAACTCGTGCGTTGTATCGGATGTGATGCAACGGTGTCTGTTTGTCGTCCGCAAGAAGGTGAGTATGCGCAATGTCCGCGTTGCCATCATAAATTGCAATCGGGAAGTCGTTGGTCTCTTAAACGTTGTTCATTAATCGCCCTTTCTATCTTAATTTTAATGCCATTTGCTTTAGGTTATCCTTTATTGAGCTTAGATTTACTGGGTACTAAAATTGATGCTTCTGTTTGGAAAGGGATTTGGAAAATGGCAGTAGAGGGATATTCCTATACTGCATTTATGATTTTTATCTGTGCTGTTTTAATGCCTGTCTCTTTTGCGATTTTAGTCATTATGTTGCAGCTTTCTAAATTACTCAAAATTAAGCCTCGTAATGTCTTATTATTTTTGGGTTATATTAAGCCTTGGGTCATGTTTGACGTGTATTTAGTTGCACTCGCTGTTACCATGTTTAAAGTGCGCGAATATGCCACGTTAGAAGTAGATGTATATTTAATTGCTTTTGTTTTTACTGCACTTTTAACCACTTTATTGTTTATTAAAATTAATTTAGATGACTTATGGCATGATTTTTATCCCGAGCAGAAACCCGTTACTCAAAGTGATAAGCCGTTAGTACTTTGTACAGCTTGTGATTACACTTTTTTAAAAGAAGATCAAGAATATGATCACCGTCATCGTGCAATTTGTCCTCGTTGTGAATCAGTTATTGATATACCCGATAGTATTAAGTTACAGCGAGTTTGGGCAACATTAGTCTCAGGGGTTATTATGCTTTTTCCCGCAAACTTACTTCCTATATCAGGTGTTTATTTAACAGGTAGTCTATCAGAAGATACTTTAATGTCTGGTGTTATTTCCTTTGTTAGTATGGGCAGCTATTTTGTTGCCTTCGTGGTATTCTTCGCCAGTGTTTTTGTTCCAATAAGTAAAATTCTCATTATGGTATACTTGCTTGCGAGTGTACATTTTAAATGGCGACATTCGATCAAATGGCAAATGCGGTTATTACATATTGTTCATTTTGTAGGACGTTGGTCAATGCTGGATCTTTTTGTGTTAGCTTTGATGATGTCTCTAGTCACACGCGGACAGATTATTAATTTTACTGTAGGCCCTGCCGCATTTTATTTTGGTGCAGCCGTGTTTTTAACTATGATTTCAACTTCTCAGTTTGATAGTCGATTAATTTGGAAAATTTATGACAGAAAACAATAA
- the proQ gene encoding RNA chaperone ProQ has product MTDSQVEAQVENSAEGIQKLTDTKAIIAYLVEKFPLCFIAEGEAKPLKIGLFQDLAEALKDDERVSKTQLRQALRQYTSNWRYLHGCREGAERVDLYGNPAGVLDAEHVSHAAQQLAEAKAKFADKRKAELAAKKTQQKRPARKPNTNQTTRKPKAPQVKLSAVDFTTLSTGSKVKVKVGEQAKNATVLNLEKDGARVELENGLVMTVTADRLFA; this is encoded by the coding sequence ATGACAGATTCTCAAGTTGAAGCCCAAGTTGAAAATAGTGCTGAAGGCATTCAAAAATTAACTGATACAAAAGCGATCATTGCATATCTTGTGGAAAAATTCCCACTTTGCTTTATTGCAGAAGGTGAAGCTAAACCATTAAAAATTGGTCTTTTCCAAGATCTTGCTGAAGCATTAAAAGATGATGAACGTGTCAGCAAAACTCAATTACGTCAGGCTTTACGTCAATACACCTCTAACTGGCGCTATTTACACGGCTGTCGCGAAGGTGCTGAGCGTGTGGATTTATACGGCAATCCTGCAGGTGTCTTAGATGCAGAACATGTTTCTCATGCGGCTCAGCAATTAGCTGAGGCAAAGGCAAAATTTGCAGACAAGCGCAAAGCAGAATTAGCAGCGAAAAAAACACAACAAAAACGCCCTGCTCGTAAACCAAATACAAATCAAACAACTCGCAAACCGAAAGCACCACAAGTGAAACTAAGTGCGGTTGATTTCACGACACTTTCTACTGGCAGTAAAGTTAAAGTAAAAGTTGGTGAGCAAGCAAAAAATGCGACCGTATTAAATTTGGAAAAAGATGGCGCACGCGTAGAACTTGAAAATGGTTTAGTGATGACAGTCACCGCAGATCGTTTATTTGCCTAA
- the prc gene encoding carboxy terminal-processing peptidase: MKLHTTKSLIATAILGALFLHSSDTFAVQPKLKQNDITIPSATDANQLATKRATTRLTQSHYRKFQLDDAFSDKIFDRYIKSLDYSHNTFLKSDIDDLRAKYGSKLDNQLNEGDLSAAFAIYDLMMKRRYERYAYALSLLDKEPDLKGNDQIEIDREKAPFPASEEDANKLWEQRVKNDVISLKLKDKKWPEIKEKLTKRYNLAIRRLTQTKADDIVQIYINAFAREIDPHTSYLAPRTAKSFNESMNLSLEGIGATLQSEDDETSIKSLVPGAPAERSKKLQAGDKIIGVGQEKGEIEDIIGWRLEDIVDKIKGKKGTKVRLEIEPAKGGKSRIVTLVRDKVRIEDQAAKLTVSKVEGETVGVIKIPSFYIGLTDDVKKLLVDAEKKKIGALIVDLRENGGGALTEAVALSGLFITDGPVVQVRDAYQRIRVHEDDDNAQQYKGPLLVMINRFSASASEIFAAAMQDYNRGIIIGQNTFGKGTVQQSRSLNFVYDLDQTPLGVLQYTIQKFYRINGGSTQLKGVAADINFPEIIDAKEIGEEKEDNALPWDKIPAATYSETNKARKDVEPLNEKHLERIAKDPEFIALNEDLKIRDERRERKFLSLNFQERKAENDKDDARRLKDLNDRFKREGKKALKDIDDLPKDYEAPDFFLKEAEKMAADLVKLNANQQKVDAEIKQEATKATK; encoded by the coding sequence ATGAAATTACATACAACCAAAAGTCTTATTGCGACAGCAATTTTAGGTGCGTTATTTCTTCATTCGTCTGACACATTTGCTGTGCAGCCGAAATTAAAGCAAAATGATATTACGATTCCTTCCGCAACTGATGCAAATCAGTTGGCAACAAAGCGTGCAACAACACGTTTAACCCAATCACATTATCGCAAATTCCAGCTTGATGACGCCTTTTCCGACAAGATTTTTGATCGTTACATTAAAAGCTTAGATTACAGCCATAACACCTTTTTAAAATCAGATATTGATGATTTACGTGCTAAATATGGTTCTAAATTAGATAATCAACTTAATGAGGGTGATCTTTCAGCTGCATTTGCGATTTACGATCTGATGATGAAGCGTCGCTATGAGCGTTATGCTTATGCACTATCCTTATTAGATAAAGAACCTGATTTAAAAGGTAATGATCAAATTGAGATCGACCGTGAAAAAGCACCTTTTCCAGCAAGCGAAGAAGATGCAAACAAGCTTTGGGAACAACGAGTCAAAAATGATGTAATCAGTCTGAAGTTAAAAGATAAAAAATGGCCTGAAATTAAAGAAAAACTGACTAAACGTTACAATTTAGCCATCCGTCGATTAACTCAAACCAAGGCTGATGACATTGTTCAGATTTATATTAATGCCTTTGCTCGAGAAATCGATCCGCATACAAGCTATCTTGCGCCACGTACCGCAAAAAGCTTTAATGAAAGTATGAACCTTTCTTTAGAAGGAATTGGTGCAACATTACAATCTGAAGATGACGAAACCAGCATCAAGTCTTTAGTGCCAGGTGCGCCTGCTGAACGCAGTAAAAAATTACAAGCGGGCGATAAAATCATTGGTGTAGGTCAAGAAAAAGGTGAAATCGAAGATATTATCGGTTGGCGTTTAGAAGATATCGTTGACAAAATCAAAGGTAAAAAAGGAACAAAAGTTCGTCTTGAAATTGAACCTGCAAAAGGTGGAAAAAGCCGCATTGTCACTTTAGTGCGCGATAAGGTCCGTATTGAAGATCAAGCAGCCAAACTCACTGTTTCTAAAGTTGAGGGTGAAACGGTTGGTGTCATTAAAATCCCAAGTTTCTATATTGGCCTAACTGATGATGTGAAAAAATTATTAGTGGATGCTGAGAAGAAAAAAATTGGTGCTTTAATTGTGGATCTTCGTGAAAATGGCGGTGGTGCGTTAACGGAAGCGGTCGCATTGAGTGGTTTATTCATTACTGATGGTCCTGTAGTACAAGTTCGTGATGCGTATCAGCGTATTCGTGTACACGAAGATGACGACAATGCCCAGCAATATAAAGGGCCATTGCTGGTAATGATCAATCGTTTCAGTGCGTCTGCTTCTGAAATTTTTGCTGCAGCAATGCAAGATTACAATCGCGGTATCATTATTGGGCAAAATACCTTTGGTAAAGGGACAGTACAACAAAGTCGTTCATTAAACTTTGTGTATGATTTAGACCAAACACCACTTGGTGTATTGCAATATACTATCCAAAAATTCTATCGAATTAATGGTGGTTCAACCCAATTAAAAGGTGTAGCAGCGGATATCAATTTCCCTGAAATTATTGATGCAAAAGAAATTGGTGAAGAAAAAGAAGATAATGCATTGCCTTGGGATAAAATTCCTGCAGCGACTTATTCTGAAACCAACAAAGCGCGTAAAGATGTTGAACCATTAAATGAAAAACATCTTGAGCGCATTGCAAAAGATCCTGAGTTTATTGCGTTAAATGAAGATCTTAAAATCCGTGATGAACGTCGTGAGCGCAAATTCTTGTCATTGAATTTCCAAGAACGCAAAGCGGAAAATGACAAAGATGATGCAAGACGTTTAAAAGATCTCAATGATCGTTTTAAACGTGAAGGTAAAAAAGCATTAAAAGATATTGATGATTTACCGAAAGACTATGAAGCGCCAGATTTCTTCTTAAAAGAAGCGGAAAAAATGGCAGCTGATTTAGTAAAACTCAATGCTAATCAACAAAAAGTGGATGCTGAAATAAAACAAGAAGCGACAAAAGCAACAAAATAA
- a CDS encoding L,D-transpeptidase family protein, whose amino-acid sequence MLKGTMKLSTLVLSLSMMTSGCALADWAKTVGQPQQAENKGVDMSKLSPEERAKLEAEIKEDQARLAAEKQTMLEMSLTHEIGEQNLQFKPILAKLYADNKYDLMWKDKAAEKQFLREYAAMVASGISKRSAQSLINLHNAEKTGGLTYDVLLSDAFLDYLYYSKNVNQQAQRWLYTTNAYKPELPNQEIIDQWQSAVKNNAVSDFVNGLSNHNRLYRETVQSLPSMISSSGISAMGKKLALNAQRLRVIPDFENGIFVNIPSYKLKYYRDGKAILESRVIVGKNERRTPVMYSRLSNVVVNPPWNAPTRLINEDILPKLKRDPSYATAHNYSILDSRGNAIDPHSINWSRIGDKFPYRIRQAAGDSALGNYKFNMPSSDAIYLHDTPNHSLFSKKDRALSSGCVRVEKSDQLASLLLQEAGWSDDKKRNVLASKKTTSANIRTNDPVFLYYVTAWVENGQTQVLPDIYKYDDAASFSGIDWAVVKKYL is encoded by the coding sequence ATGTTAAAAGGAACAATGAAATTAAGCACATTAGTCTTATCATTATCAATGATGACGTCAGGTTGTGCGTTAGCAGACTGGGCAAAAACAGTTGGGCAACCTCAACAAGCCGAAAATAAAGGCGTTGATATGTCTAAATTAAGCCCTGAAGAGCGTGCAAAACTTGAAGCGGAAATCAAAGAAGACCAAGCTCGCCTAGCAGCTGAAAAGCAAACTATGCTAGAGATGTCATTAACCCATGAAATTGGCGAACAAAATCTGCAGTTCAAACCAATTTTGGCAAAATTATATGCCGATAATAAATATGACTTAATGTGGAAAGACAAGGCTGCAGAAAAACAATTCCTACGTGAATATGCCGCCATGGTAGCATCAGGCATTTCTAAACGTTCTGCGCAATCATTAATTAATTTACATAACGCTGAAAAAACGGGCGGGCTCACCTATGATGTATTACTAAGTGATGCTTTCCTTGATTACTTGTATTACAGCAAGAATGTAAATCAACAAGCACAACGTTGGTTATATACAACGAATGCTTACAAACCAGAATTACCAAATCAAGAAATTATTGACCAATGGCAAAGTGCGGTTAAAAACAATGCGGTTTCTGACTTTGTGAATGGATTATCCAATCATAATCGTTTATACCGTGAAACTGTACAATCGCTCCCGTCAATGATTTCATCTTCAGGTATTTCTGCAATGGGTAAAAAACTTGCTCTCAATGCGCAGCGTTTACGTGTTATTCCTGATTTTGAAAATGGCATTTTTGTCAATATTCCGAGTTATAAATTAAAATATTACCGTGATGGGAAAGCAATCTTAGAATCACGTGTTATCGTAGGAAAAAATGAACGCCGTACACCTGTTATGTATAGTCGCTTAAGCAATGTAGTGGTTAACCCGCCTTGGAATGCTCCTACACGCTTAATCAATGAGGATATTTTACCGAAACTAAAACGTGATCCTAGCTATGCAACAGCTCACAACTATTCTATTTTGGATAGCCGAGGCAATGCCATTGATCCTCACTCTATTAATTGGAGTCGTATTGGTGATAAATTTCCATATCGCATCCGTCAAGCTGCTGGTGACAGTGCATTAGGTAACTATAAATTCAATATGCCAAGTTCTGATGCAATTTATCTTCACGATACACCAAATCATAGTTTATTTAGTAAAAAAGATCGCGCATTAAGTTCTGGCTGTGTACGCGTAGAAAAATCCGACCAACTAGCCTCACTTTTATTACAAGAAGCGGGCTGGTCAGATGATAAAAAACGCAATGTTTTAGCAAGTAAGAAAACGACTTCTGCGAATATTCGTACAAATGACCCCGTATTCTTATATTATGTCACTGCATGGGTGGAAAACGGTCAAACACAAGTTTTACCAGACATTTATAAATACGATGATGCAGCAAGTTTTAGCGGTATTGATTGGGCGGTTGTAAAAAAATATCTTTAA
- a CDS encoding YcbK family protein — MSNINKNRRKWLSLGGIVLGTSMMPTSVLAMVSTPKPRILSFYNVNTNERLSGEFSATTGFSRSLLAKLDYFMRDRRTDQVHHMDPNLFMKFYHLQNNLGLRTAQIDVICGYRSAKTNAVRHRQSRGVASNSYHIKGQAIDFRMPGIPLAKLRQAAENLNSGGVGYYPYSNFIHVDTGPIRAWRGA; from the coding sequence ATGAGTAATATTAACAAAAATCGTCGTAAATGGCTTTCGTTAGGCGGCATTGTTTTAGGCACAAGCATGATGCCAACTTCGGTATTAGCCATGGTCTCTACACCCAAACCTCGCATTCTCAGCTTTTATAATGTCAACACCAATGAACGATTAAGTGGTGAATTCTCTGCAACCACAGGGTTTAGTCGTTCACTACTTGCTAAACTTGATTATTTTATGAGAGATCGCCGTACTGACCAAGTCCATCATATGGATCCTAATCTCTTCATGAAATTTTATCATTTACAAAATAACTTAGGTTTACGTACGGCACAAATTGATGTAATTTGTGGTTATCGTAGTGCTAAAACGAATGCTGTACGCCATCGCCAAAGTCGTGGTGTAGCAAGTAATAGCTATCATATTAAAGGACAAGCGATTGATTTTAGAATGCCCGGTATCCCTTTAGCTAAATTACGTCAGGCCGCTGAAAATCTCAACAGTGGTGGCGTAGGATATTATCCCTATAGTAATTTTATTCATGTTGATACTGGACCAATAAGAGCATGGCGTGGTGCATAG
- a CDS encoding MBL fold metallo-hydrolase, with protein MNIEIIPVTAFQQNCSLIWDDEKNAAIIDPGGNAEKLIQRIEELELNLKAVLLTHGHLDHVGAAEAIRDHFNIEIWGSQEEDRFLFESLPQQSQQFGLPYVSAFTPDRWFNQEGEEIQIGTLTFEIFRLPGHTPGHIGFIEHEKNIAFTGDVLFQNSIGRTDFPRGNFDTLISSIKNKLFTLNDDMVIVAGHGPYTTIGQEKQNNPFLK; from the coding sequence ATGAATATTGAAATTATTCCAGTTACAGCCTTTCAGCAAAATTGCTCACTTATTTGGGATGATGAAAAAAATGCAGCAATTATCGATCCTGGTGGTAATGCGGAAAAGCTTATTCAACGCATTGAAGAACTCGAATTAAACCTTAAAGCTGTCCTATTAACACATGGACATCTTGATCATGTAGGTGCAGCAGAAGCGATTCGTGATCATTTCAACATTGAAATTTGGGGTTCGCAAGAAGAAGATCGTTTTCTATTTGAAAGTCTACCACAGCAATCTCAACAATTTGGTTTACCTTATGTTTCCGCATTTACACCTGATCGCTGGTTTAATCAAGAAGGCGAAGAAATTCAAATTGGCACATTAACCTTTGAAATTTTTCGCCTTCCAGGCCATACACCAGGTCACATTGGCTTTATTGAGCATGAAAAAAATATCGCTTTTACTGGCGATGTCCTTTTTCAAAATAGCATTGGGCGTACAGACTTTCCTCGTGGGAATTTCGATACATTGATCTCATCAATTAAAAATAAATTATTTACATTAAACGACGACATGGTTATTGTTGCAGGGCATGGTCCTTACACAACTATTGGACAAGAGAAACAAAATAATCCGTTTTTGAAGTAA